One window of the Streptomyces sp. ITFR-21 genome contains the following:
- a CDS encoding alpha/beta fold hydrolase, with translation MAEVALDLDRLVPLQPKGTRTPLYCVHAVSGSAYSYAGLARQLGDDQPLYGFEAPGFDNDRTPVSDLPALADEYTAILREAQPEGPYQLLGWSLGGLLAFEMAKRLTGAGARVAHLILVDAGLPEVMPLPPERDILLRFVRDMMGLSDSTPPELTGLFAPWPPDARPEAVFPAVEKSAILPEEFDADLLDQQYRVFRAHLEGFYSTRLQGPYDGPAVHVLAEFSAQEDMRWGRLLTDLREFGVTGATHHSIWTGDHLDTLAQIVRTELGAPSSRA, from the coding sequence GTGGCTGAGGTGGCCCTGGATCTCGACCGCCTGGTACCGCTCCAGCCGAAGGGCACCCGGACACCGCTGTACTGCGTGCACGCGGTGTCCGGGTCGGCGTACTCGTACGCGGGGCTGGCCCGGCAGCTCGGCGACGACCAGCCGCTCTACGGCTTCGAGGCGCCGGGCTTCGACAACGACCGCACGCCGGTGAGCGACCTGCCGGCCCTGGCCGATGAGTACACCGCGATCCTGCGCGAGGCGCAGCCGGAGGGCCCCTACCAGCTGCTGGGCTGGTCGCTGGGCGGGCTGCTCGCCTTCGAGATGGCCAAGCGGCTCACCGGCGCCGGGGCGCGGGTAGCGCACCTGATCCTGGTGGACGCCGGGCTGCCGGAAGTGATGCCGCTGCCGCCGGAGCGGGACATCCTGCTGCGCTTCGTGCGCGACATGATGGGGCTGTCCGACAGCACCCCGCCGGAGCTGACCGGGCTGTTCGCGCCGTGGCCGCCGGACGCACGGCCGGAAGCCGTCTTCCCCGCCGTGGAGAAGTCCGCGATCCTGCCCGAGGAGTTCGACGCCGACCTGCTCGACCAGCAGTACCGGGTCTTCCGCGCGCACCTCGAGGGCTTCTACTCCACCCGTCTGCAGGGCCCTTACGACGGCCCCGCCGTGCACGTCCTGGCCGAGTTCTCGGCGCAGGAGGACATGCGCTGGGGGCGGCTGCTGACGGACCTGCGGGAGTTCGGCGTCACCGGAGCGACCCACCACTCCATCTGGACGGGAGACCACCTGGACACCCTGGCCCAGATCGTCCGCACGGAACTCGGCGCGCCAAGCAGCCGGGCTTAG
- a CDS encoding carbamoyltransferase C-terminal domain-containing protein — MLILGFKEGHDGGVVAIEDGKLLFALEAEKDNYPRYDRLTAEVVTRAAGLLPRLPDVVSLSGWVKGFHSVEPPSRAGYFGVGDGSIQDDAGKFFGKDVRIFSSTHERSHIMTAYGMAPGAAGRPHYSLVWEGNIGDFYRVDESGRITHLKHVMTDPGNKYAYLFALADPKHPGGKGYFNYSHAGKQMALTAFASDRNISKEEQETINFILAQDGIVLGLSKDEMSWSPVYNAGVESQVYRDLAKRHSDAIFDAFYGYAAKNLTEGLPLLVSGGCGLNCNWNAQLRESGLFEDVFVPPCPNDSGAALGTAIDAQWFHTGSAAIEWDVYSGEEFVEDVVPDAARYETRPLVAAEVARYLEQGRIIGWARGRYEMGPRALGNRSILAAPFTEETTVRLNTIKGREDYRPIAPIALEEDAHRWFVGSVQDPYMLFFNRVTSEELKAVTHVDGSARTQTVTRERNAGIADLLEAFRDLTGFSVLCNTSLNFNGRGFINTTSDLLAYGEEHGLDGYVINDTFVTPRQA, encoded by the coding sequence ATGTTGATCCTGGGTTTCAAAGAGGGACACGACGGCGGCGTCGTCGCCATCGAGGACGGCAAGCTGCTCTTCGCCCTGGAGGCGGAGAAGGACAACTACCCGCGGTACGACCGGCTGACCGCCGAGGTCGTCACCCGGGCGGCCGGGCTGCTGCCGCGGCTGCCCGACGTGGTGTCGCTGAGCGGCTGGGTCAAGGGCTTCCACTCCGTCGAACCGCCGTCGCGGGCCGGCTACTTCGGCGTCGGCGACGGCTCGATCCAGGACGACGCGGGGAAGTTCTTCGGCAAGGACGTCCGGATCTTCTCCTCCACCCACGAGCGCTCGCACATCATGACGGCCTACGGGATGGCTCCGGGCGCGGCCGGCCGGCCGCACTACTCGCTGGTGTGGGAGGGCAACATCGGCGACTTCTACCGGGTCGACGAGAGCGGCCGGATCACCCACCTCAAGCACGTGATGACCGACCCCGGCAACAAGTACGCCTACCTGTTCGCGCTGGCCGACCCCAAGCACCCCGGCGGCAAGGGCTACTTCAACTACAGCCACGCCGGCAAGCAGATGGCGCTGACCGCCTTCGCGTCCGACCGGAACATCAGCAAGGAGGAGCAGGAGACCATCAACTTCATCCTGGCCCAGGACGGCATCGTGCTGGGCCTGTCGAAGGACGAGATGTCCTGGTCGCCGGTGTACAACGCCGGCGTCGAGTCGCAGGTGTACCGCGACCTGGCCAAGCGGCACTCCGACGCCATCTTCGACGCCTTCTACGGCTACGCGGCCAAGAACCTCACCGAGGGACTGCCGCTGCTGGTCTCCGGCGGCTGCGGGCTGAACTGCAACTGGAACGCCCAGCTGCGCGAGAGCGGCCTGTTCGAGGACGTCTTTGTGCCGCCCTGCCCCAACGACAGCGGCGCCGCGCTGGGCACCGCGATCGACGCCCAGTGGTTCCACACCGGGTCCGCGGCGATCGAGTGGGACGTCTACTCCGGCGAGGAGTTCGTCGAGGACGTGGTGCCCGACGCCGCCCGGTACGAGACCAGGCCGCTGGTGGCCGCCGAGGTGGCCCGCTACCTGGAGCAGGGGCGCATCATCGGCTGGGCGCGCGGGCGGTACGAGATGGGGCCGCGGGCGCTGGGCAACCGCTCGATCCTGGCGGCGCCCTTCACCGAGGAGACCACGGTGCGGCTCAACACGATCAAGGGCCGGGAGGACTACCGGCCGATCGCGCCGATCGCGCTGGAGGAGGACGCGCACCGCTGGTTCGTCGGCTCGGTGCAGGACCCCTACATGCTGTTCTTCAACCGGGTCACCTCCGAGGAGCTGAAGGCCGTCACCCACGTGGACGGGTCGGCCCGCACCCAGACGGTGACCCGTGAGCGCAACGCCGGCATCGCCGACCTGCTGGAGGCGTTCCGGGACCTGACGGGGTTCAGCGTGCTGTGCAACACCTCCCTGAACTTCAACGGCCGGGGCTTCATCAACACCACCAGCGACCTGCTCGCCTACGGGGAGGAGCACGGCCTGGACGGCTACGTCATCAACGACACCTTCGTCACCCCCCGGCAGGCGTGA
- a CDS encoding non-ribosomal peptide synthetase, translating to MTTSTEARTRAPLSFGQEQLWFLDQLTPGATVYNILLAARLRGPLRVDLLQRALTLVVARHEALRVTVHAEEGTPFQLVSPPGEVDLTVTERTGLDAAAQDRAVREVLDELSGLPFDLEQGPLYRYRVLRLADDDHVLFQNLHHIVTDGWSSGIVNAELATAYTALLDGREPEFGTPGAGYLEYAAAQREQLAGDALREGLEFWTGKLADLPTLEMPTDRPRPALAVRGATSLVRPYSPELLRQARALAKEHGVSLYMVLAAALNVVLSRYTGQEDIPIGVPMLSRPDEDLESVVGLFVNMVVLRSDLSGDPTFEEVLARTLDANLDLYEYQEVPFHLIVDRLQPVRVAGRNPLFQVSLQLLGDANSGGSLALPHISSEPVASASTGSRFDMAIDFIESGDTLRANVEYSRDLFDDWRVRALLDHVESVLTDAVQDSSRTVSRLRLLSSAERAELLALGKGEEAAYAEEPLHVSLAEVARRTPDAVAVVCRGNELSYGELDRRADLLARHLRGMGLKHGDIVATVIDRDLDAYVAMAGVLKAGGAFAMMDPKLPAGRLDYMIRDTGAAVVLTRSGLAGQLPEPQGWQPLLIDTDWPLIERNPADEPLEEWTTRESLAYVLYTSGSTGAPKGVMIAHRAVSYFCEAYRRTFDLGPADRLLQLPALNFDMSQGEIWTAFLVGARVVAVSPEDAQSPEALTALLRDQRVTYAGLPPAMQSVMEAEPYPDLKYVMGGAEVLPPELVNKWNLPGRTYLNLYGPTECAIGQTSYVVEQREWTTPPPIGRPQLNRQVYVVDRWDNLVPKGVPGELLIGGAEGGLARGYLNQPEMTAQKFVQDPFDPDSRVYRSGDLVRWSSDGQIEFLGRIDNQVKLRGLRIELGEIETVLQGHPDVLRAVVLMRPDRQGENQLVGYYTSVGRVPAPEALRRHLAASLPDYMVPTAWVALDAFPMNNDGWKINRNALPEPAGDDDRDYVAPRTATEETLAAAFAEVLSLNRVGADDSFFDIGGNSLQALRAVSRINKTFKIRVSVRLLYGNAKLSEISAVVDELIEKARG from the coding sequence ATGACCACGTCCACCGAAGCCCGTACCCGCGCGCCGCTCTCCTTCGGCCAGGAGCAACTCTGGTTCCTCGACCAGTTGACCCCGGGCGCCACGGTGTACAACATCCTCCTGGCCGCGCGTCTGCGCGGGCCGCTCCGCGTCGACCTGCTCCAGCGCGCCCTGACCCTCGTCGTGGCCCGGCACGAGGCCCTGCGGGTGACCGTCCACGCCGAGGAGGGCACCCCCTTCCAGCTGGTGTCGCCGCCCGGCGAGGTCGACCTGACGGTGACCGAGCGGACCGGGCTGGACGCGGCCGCGCAGGACCGGGCCGTACGGGAGGTGCTGGACGAGCTGTCCGGGCTGCCGTTCGACCTCGAGCAGGGCCCGCTCTACCGCTACCGGGTGCTGCGGCTCGCCGACGACGACCATGTGCTCTTCCAGAACCTGCACCACATCGTCACCGACGGCTGGTCCTCGGGAATCGTCAACGCCGAACTCGCCACCGCGTACACGGCGCTGCTGGACGGGCGCGAGCCGGAGTTCGGCACGCCCGGCGCCGGCTACCTGGAGTACGCCGCCGCGCAGCGCGAGCAGCTGGCCGGCGACGCGCTCCGCGAGGGCCTGGAGTTCTGGACCGGCAAGCTGGCGGACCTGCCGACACTGGAGATGCCCACCGACCGGCCCCGGCCCGCGCTGGCCGTCCGGGGCGCGACATCGCTGGTACGGCCGTATTCGCCGGAACTGCTGCGGCAGGCGCGCGCGCTGGCCAAGGAGCACGGCGTCTCGCTGTACATGGTGCTCGCCGCGGCCCTCAACGTGGTCCTCAGCCGCTACACCGGCCAGGAGGACATCCCCATCGGCGTGCCGATGCTCAGCCGGCCCGACGAGGACCTGGAGAGCGTGGTCGGCCTCTTCGTGAACATGGTGGTGCTGCGCTCCGACCTGTCCGGCGACCCCACCTTCGAGGAGGTGCTGGCGCGCACCCTGGACGCCAACCTCGACCTGTACGAGTACCAGGAGGTGCCGTTCCACCTGATCGTCGACCGGCTCCAGCCGGTCCGGGTGGCCGGCCGCAACCCGCTGTTCCAGGTGTCCCTGCAGCTGCTCGGCGACGCCAACTCCGGCGGCAGCCTGGCGCTGCCGCACATCAGCAGCGAGCCGGTCGCATCGGCGTCCACCGGCTCGCGCTTCGACATGGCCATCGACTTCATCGAGTCCGGCGACACCCTGCGCGCCAACGTCGAGTACTCCCGCGACCTGTTCGACGACTGGCGGGTGCGGGCGTTGCTGGACCACGTCGAGTCGGTGCTCACCGACGCCGTCCAGGACAGCTCGCGCACCGTCTCCCGGCTGCGGCTGCTCAGCTCCGCCGAGCGCGCCGAACTGCTGGCGCTGGGCAAGGGCGAGGAGGCGGCGTACGCCGAGGAGCCGCTGCACGTCAGCCTCGCGGAGGTGGCCCGCCGCACCCCGGACGCGGTCGCCGTGGTCTGCCGGGGCAACGAGCTCAGCTACGGCGAACTGGACCGGCGCGCCGACCTGCTCGCCCGCCACCTGCGCGGCATGGGCCTGAAGCACGGCGACATCGTCGCCACGGTCATCGACCGCGACCTGGACGCCTACGTGGCCATGGCCGGCGTCCTCAAGGCCGGCGGCGCCTTCGCCATGATGGACCCGAAGCTGCCGGCCGGCCGGCTGGACTACATGATCCGCGACACCGGCGCGGCCGTCGTCCTCACCCGCTCGGGCCTGGCCGGGCAGTTGCCCGAGCCGCAGGGCTGGCAGCCGCTGCTGATCGACACCGACTGGCCGCTGATCGAGCGGAACCCGGCCGACGAGCCGCTGGAGGAGTGGACCACCCGCGAATCGCTCGCCTACGTCCTGTACACCTCCGGTTCGACCGGCGCGCCCAAGGGGGTGATGATCGCCCACCGGGCGGTCTCCTACTTCTGCGAGGCGTACCGGCGCACGTTCGACCTCGGGCCGGCCGACCGGCTGCTGCAGCTGCCGGCTCTCAACTTTGACATGTCGCAGGGCGAGATCTGGACCGCCTTCCTCGTCGGCGCCCGGGTGGTGGCGGTCTCCCCGGAGGACGCCCAGTCACCGGAGGCGCTCACCGCGCTGCTGCGCGACCAGCGGGTCACCTACGCGGGCCTGCCGCCGGCGATGCAGTCGGTGATGGAGGCCGAGCCCTACCCGGACCTGAAGTACGTGATGGGCGGCGCCGAGGTGCTGCCTCCGGAACTGGTCAACAAGTGGAACCTGCCGGGCCGCACCTACCTGAACCTGTACGGCCCGACCGAGTGCGCCATCGGCCAGACCTCCTACGTGGTGGAGCAGCGGGAGTGGACCACGCCGCCGCCCATCGGTCGCCCGCAGCTGAACCGGCAGGTCTACGTCGTGGACCGGTGGGACAACCTGGTGCCCAAGGGCGTGCCCGGCGAACTGCTCATCGGCGGCGCCGAGGGCGGCCTGGCCCGCGGCTACCTCAACCAGCCGGAGATGACGGCGCAGAAGTTCGTCCAGGACCCGTTCGACCCCGACAGCAGGGTCTACCGCAGCGGTGACCTGGTGCGCTGGAGCAGCGACGGGCAGATCGAGTTCCTGGGCCGCATCGACAACCAGGTCAAGCTCCGGGGCCTGCGCATCGAGCTCGGCGAGATCGAGACCGTCCTGCAGGGCCACCCCGACGTGCTGCGGGCCGTGGTGCTGATGCGCCCGGACCGACAGGGCGAGAACCAGCTCGTCGGCTACTACACCTCGGTCGGCCGGGTGCCGGCGCCGGAGGCACTGCGCCGGCACCTGGCCGCGTCGCTGCCCGACTACATGGTGCCCACAGCCTGGGTGGCGCTGGACGCCTTCCCGATGAACAACGACGGCTGGAAGATCAACCGCAACGCGCTGCCCGAGCCGGCCGGCGACGACGACCGCGACTACGTCGCGCCGCGCACCGCGACCGAGGAGACCCTGGCCGCCGCGTTCGCCGAGGTGCTGTCGCTGAACCGGGTGGGCGCCGACGACAGCTTCTTCGACATCGGCGGCAACTCGCTGCAGGCGCTGAGGGCGGTCAGCCGGATCAACAAGACCTTCAAGATCCGGGTCAGCGTGCGGCTGCTGTACGGCAACGCCAAGCTCAGCGAGATCTCCGCCGTGGTGGACGAGCTGATCGAAAAGGCGCGTGGCTGA
- a CDS encoding MFS transporter: MSITEPETEPASDAAVPSLWGNRDFLKFWLGETLSLLGTQVTNLALPLTAIYAFNATDEQVGLLRFLQLVPYIGLSLLFGVWVDRHRRRSVMLGTNLVRMALIALVTVLNWTDSLNMAALLVIACAVGVSSVLFDVSWMPYVPTLVKDSRQYVEANAKMGVSSSVSDVAGPGLAGVLVAALTAPVALLVDSFSYAASVVSLLLVRTREPLPPTPPKRNILIELRQGLDWVFRNPVLRWLAMVGFCCNFSMITVWTMFLLYGTHDLHLSSSTLGAIFAMSSIGGLIGAMLSHRVIARFHLGRTYFVAQTALLLGPTVIVVAGTSHKAVAVVLAVVSFFTTYLGLGIANVIIVSLRQTTTPQSMMSRMTACFRTLLFGGGSLGGLAAGLIAGAIGARNALIVAAVFSAAVIVALVLSPVTRLKELPPQVVEPAQPPAVAL, from the coding sequence TTGTCCATCACCGAACCGGAGACCGAACCGGCCTCCGACGCCGCCGTGCCCAGCCTGTGGGGCAACCGGGACTTCCTGAAGTTCTGGCTCGGCGAGACCCTGTCCCTGCTCGGCACCCAGGTCACCAACCTGGCACTGCCGCTCACCGCGATCTACGCCTTCAACGCCACCGACGAGCAGGTGGGACTGCTTCGCTTCCTCCAACTCGTCCCCTACATCGGGCTGTCGCTGCTGTTCGGCGTGTGGGTGGACCGGCACCGGCGGCGCAGCGTGATGCTGGGCACCAACCTGGTGCGGATGGCGCTGATCGCGCTGGTGACTGTGCTCAACTGGACCGATTCGCTCAACATGGCCGCGCTGCTCGTCATCGCCTGCGCCGTCGGCGTCTCCTCCGTGTTGTTCGACGTCAGCTGGATGCCGTACGTGCCCACCCTGGTGAAGGACTCCCGCCAGTACGTCGAGGCCAACGCCAAGATGGGGGTCAGCTCCTCGGTCTCCGACGTGGCCGGCCCGGGGCTGGCCGGCGTGCTCGTGGCGGCGCTGACCGCGCCGGTGGCGCTGCTCGTCGACTCGTTCTCCTACGCCGCGTCGGTGGTCTCGCTGCTGCTGGTGCGCACCCGCGAGCCGCTGCCGCCGACGCCGCCCAAGCGGAACATCCTGATCGAGCTGCGGCAGGGACTGGACTGGGTGTTCCGCAACCCGGTGCTGCGCTGGCTGGCCATGGTCGGCTTCTGCTGCAACTTCTCGATGATCACCGTGTGGACCATGTTCCTGCTGTACGGGACGCACGACCTGCACCTGAGCTCGTCCACGCTGGGCGCCATCTTCGCGATGTCCTCCATCGGCGGGCTGATCGGCGCGATGCTCTCGCACCGGGTGATCGCCCGCTTCCACCTGGGCCGCACCTACTTCGTGGCGCAGACCGCGCTGCTGCTGGGCCCGACGGTCATCGTGGTGGCCGGCACGTCCCACAAAGCGGTGGCGGTCGTGCTGGCCGTCGTGTCGTTCTTCACCACCTACCTGGGCCTGGGCATCGCCAACGTCATCATCGTCAGCCTGCGGCAGACCACGACCCCGCAGTCGATGATGAGCCGGATGACCGCGTGCTTCCGCACGCTGCTCTTCGGCGGCGGCTCGCTCGGCGGTCTGGCCGCCGGCCTCATCGCCGGCGCCATCGGCGCCAGGAACGCCCTGATCGTGGCGGCGGTCTTCTCGGCCGCCGTCATCGTGGCGCTCGTCCTGTCGCCGGTCACCCGGCTCAAGGAGCTGCCCCCCCAGGTCGTCGAGCCGGCCCAGCCCCCGGCCGTCGCACTCTGA